Below is a genomic region from Mucilaginibacter auburnensis.
ATAATTATTTTGTCGGGTGAAGATAGCTCTGATAAACGCATTAAATGTTTAGACAGCGGAGCAGATGACTTTATAGTTAAACCTTTCAATCCGGCCGAACTGGAAGCCCGTATAAGAGTTGTTTTAAGGCGAATTGTAAATTAACAAAGCTACCGCGTTATGAGTATAACCAATACTTCTTCAATAGAAAGTAAACAGATAATTGCGCTGGTTGGGTTTGATGATACAGCTATTGCTATTTTTAAGACGTTAAACTTTAATGGCCGGGAGCTGGCTTTATATGGCAACGGTATTGAACTCGTTTCTGCATGGCAAAATCAGCAATTGCCAATATGTGCCGTAATTTGCAACAGCGAAATTATGGCGCCCTCGGGATTGGCTCTGGTAGAAGCACTTAAAAATAAGGGATTGCCACCTGTACCTTTTTTATTGATAGTTAATCATCTAAATAGAAATTTAGTAAAGCTGGCCTTAGCTTCTGGTGTAGCAGACGTTTTTAGGTTGCCTTTGATCTCTGAAAACATAGAAGTAAGAGTTAATTTTTTGATTGAAAACTGGTCGTCGCTAAGAGGTAGCCTTCAAAATACAACACCAAAGCTTAAGAAAATAGAAACAAGTAAACGTATATTTGACCTTGTATTTGCAGGTGGAGCTTTGCTAATGCTTTCGCCACTGTTTTTGATTATTTATCTCTGGATCAGACTTGAATCAAAAGGTCCGGCATTTTACTACTCGTTAAGGGTTGGAACTGGTTACCGTGTATTCAGGTTTTATAAATTCAGGTCGATGTATGTCAATGCCGATCAGCGGGTTAAAGACCTTCAACACTTAAATCAATACAATATAGATTCGGGTAACGAGCCTAAAGAGACCGAAACTGCAGCGCATCAGTTTTTATGTGATGCCTGTCAAAGTTATGGTAAATGTCAGTATCCGTTGTACGCTGATAAAGTTAGCTGGTGCGAAAAAGATTTCAGGTATAGCAAGCAAAATGCTGCGGGTTCGGCCTTCTTCAAAATAAAAAATGATCCACGAATAACTAAAGTTGGTAAGTTTATACGTAACACAAGTATTGACGAATTGCCCCAGCTATGGAACGTTATTATAGGCGACATGAGTATTGTAGGTAACCGTCCGTTACCATTGTATGAAGCTGAGAAATTAACTACAGACAAATATGTATTACGCTTTTCCGCACCTGCAGGTATAAC
It encodes:
- a CDS encoding sugar transferase, with amino-acid sequence MSITNTSSIESKQIIALVGFDDTAIAIFKTLNFNGRELALYGNGIELVSAWQNQQLPICAVICNSEIMAPSGLALVEALKNKGLPPVPFLLIVNHLNRNLVKLALASGVADVFRLPLISENIEVRVNFLIENWSSLRGSLQNTTPKLKKIETSKRIFDLVFAGGALLMLSPLFLIIYLWIRLESKGPAFYYSLRVGTGYRVFRFYKFRSMYVNADQRVKDLQHLNQYNIDSGNEPKETETAAHQFLCDACQSYGKCQYPLYADKVSWCEKDFRYSKQNAAGSAFFKIKNDPRITKVGKFIRNTSIDELPQLWNVIIGDMSIVGNRPLPLYEAEKLTTDKYVLRFSAPAGITGLWQVEKRGKGEMSEDERLMLDNTYAQNHSFKNDIKLILRTIPALLQKEDV